From a region of the bacterium genome:
- the tsaB gene encoding tRNA (adenosine(37)-N6)-threonylcarbamoyltransferase complex dimerization subunit type 1 TsaB — protein sequence MILCLESSANPSVIGLVHHDQLVMENTFSDRAKFADEVTTMLRDMSITPSRLKAIAIGIGPGSFTGLRVSLAFAKGLARGLEIPIWPVSSLEVVALNLLGRWDAVAVISPARRGHAHFARFTGQALETTQDQSQIVAYDDLLSHLTADMVLVGPGVALLSDSQRRQLNGYLPADNDMHRPHTLRLARLAREEWLEKTPPEIGTLVPTYGLDFPV from the coding sequence ATGATTCTCTGTCTCGAAAGCTCCGCCAATCCGTCCGTCATCGGCCTCGTGCATCATGACCAGTTGGTGATGGAGAACACCTTCTCCGACCGCGCCAAATTCGCCGATGAAGTCACCACCATGCTCCGCGACATGAGCATCACGCCCAGCCGCCTGAAGGCCATTGCCATCGGCATTGGCCCCGGATCCTTCACCGGCTTGCGGGTCAGTCTCGCCTTTGCCAAAGGACTGGCGCGCGGGCTCGAAATTCCCATCTGGCCGGTCTCGTCGCTGGAAGTCGTGGCCCTGAATCTCTTAGGCCGCTGGGATGCCGTCGCCGTCATCTCTCCTGCGCGCCGCGGGCATGCTCATTTCGCGCGCTTCACAGGTCAGGCTCTCGAGACCACGCAAGACCAGTCGCAGATCGTCGCCTATGATGATCTGCTCTCCCATTTGACCGCCGATATGGTGCTGGTCGGGCCGGGAGTCGCCCTGCTCAGCGACTCTCAGCGCAGGCAATTGAACGGGTATCTTCCCGCGGACAATGACATGCACCGGCCGCACACCCTGCGATTGGCGCGGCTGGCCCGCGAGGAGTGGCTCGAAAAAACGCCTCCGGAGATTGGAACCTTGGTGCCGACGTATGGACTCGATTTTCCCGTCTAA
- the tsaE gene encoding tRNA (adenosine(37)-N6)-threonylcarbamoyltransferase complex ATPase subunit type 1 TsaE, which translates to MSDIITTHSPAETEHWAEAFAASLTPGTVIALFGDLGAGKTVIAKGIGKGLGVSDAVISPSFNYVLEYKGKLPFFHADLYRIEGAATFEAMGFDEYFDRNGVFVIEWAERVRDLLPPDALWIEIETIANSSERRIAVKRGAP; encoded by the coding sequence ATGTCAGACATCATCACCACCCACTCCCCCGCCGAAACCGAGCATTGGGCCGAGGCCTTCGCCGCCTCGCTCACACCCGGCACGGTCATCGCGCTCTTCGGCGATTTGGGCGCGGGCAAAACGGTGATTGCCAAGGGCATCGGCAAGGGGCTCGGCGTCAGTGATGCCGTCATCAGTCCCAGCTTCAACTATGTGCTCGAATACAAGGGCAAACTGCCCTTCTTTCATGCCGACCTCTACCGCATCGAGGGCGCGGCCACCTTTGAAGCTATGGGCTTCGATGAGTACTTTGACCGCAATGGAGTCTTTGTGATCGAATGGGCCGAACGCGTGCGCGACCTGCTGCCGCCCGACGCACTCTGGATTGAAATCGAAACCATCGCCAACAGCAGCGAGCGGCGGATTGCCGTCAAGCGGGGCGCACCATGA
- a CDS encoding response regulator, with protein sequence MPDNKRILWADDEIDLLEAHVLFLGQYGYDVTGVTNGEDAINRVITEPFDAVLMDEHMPGMDGIETAAAIKDKRPDLPVIMITKSEEEALMDSALGGKITDYLTKPVNPTQILVALKKVLERNAIEQKIATRDYLTEFRQISLKLMEGPTWREWADIHASLCGWEIELDRLPDEGLKHSLEGQREECNIEFGKFVEEHYEDWAWGRNEGPPMSVDVVQKWVMPRLAAGENVLFLVIDCLRADQWMAMEPLLYDNFRITRDFHFSILPSATPYSRNALFSGLYPGEIEEIYPDLWKKSDDDELSCNRFERQLLDKQLQRLGLTVEPEPKYVKILDPEEANATAKKVPQYFNNRLVSMVFNFVDMLGHSRSQSDVIREMLPHEAGYRSVVRAWFEHSSLRQILQAFARQKWTVIVTSDHGSIRSTKGAKVVSDREASTNLRFKHGRNLKVDSRQAIEVPRPERFRLPKRGLNIGYIIAKENYYFVYPTNYHKYLALYKDSFLHGGCSLEEMILPVVIMEGKG encoded by the coding sequence ATGCCAGATAACAAGCGAATTCTTTGGGCAGACGACGAGATCGATCTCCTCGAAGCTCACGTATTGTTCCTCGGACAATACGGCTATGACGTCACCGGCGTGACCAACGGCGAGGACGCCATCAACCGCGTCATCACCGAACCGTTCGATGCGGTGCTCATGGATGAACACATGCCCGGAATGGACGGCATCGAGACCGCCGCCGCCATCAAGGATAAGCGTCCCGATCTGCCCGTGATCATGATCACCAAGTCGGAAGAAGAGGCCCTGATGGATTCGGCCCTCGGCGGCAAGATCACCGATTACCTGACAAAGCCTGTCAACCCCACGCAGATCCTCGTCGCGCTGAAAAAGGTTCTCGAGCGCAACGCCATCGAACAGAAGATCGCCACCCGCGATTACCTCACCGAGTTCCGTCAAATCTCCCTCAAGCTGATGGAAGGTCCGACGTGGCGCGAGTGGGCCGACATCCACGCCAGTCTCTGCGGCTGGGAAATCGAACTGGACCGCCTGCCCGATGAAGGCCTCAAGCACTCCCTCGAAGGCCAGCGCGAAGAATGCAATATCGAATTCGGCAAATTCGTCGAAGAACACTATGAGGACTGGGCCTGGGGCCGCAATGAAGGCCCACCCATGTCCGTTGACGTCGTCCAGAAGTGGGTCATGCCCCGCCTCGCCGCCGGGGAAAATGTGCTCTTCCTTGTCATCGATTGCCTGCGCGCCGACCAGTGGATGGCTATGGAGCCGCTGCTCTATGACAACTTCCGCATCACGCGCGATTTCCATTTCTCCATTCTTCCGTCCGCCACTCCCTACAGCCGCAATGCGCTGTTCTCGGGCCTTTACCCCGGCGAGATCGAGGAGATCTATCCCGACCTCTGGAAGAAGAGCGATGATGACGAACTCTCCTGCAACCGCTTCGAACGCCAGCTTCTGGACAAACAGTTGCAGCGCCTCGGCCTCACCGTCGAGCCTGAGCCCAAATATGTGAAGATCCTCGACCCCGAAGAAGCCAACGCCACCGCCAAAAAGGTGCCGCAATACTTCAACAACCGCCTCGTCTCGATGGTCTTCAACTTCGTGGATATGCTCGGCCACAGCCGCTCTCAGAGTGACGTCATCCGTGAAATGCTGCCCCATGAAGCCGGCTACCGCAGCGTCGTCCGTGCCTGGTTCGAGCATTCCAGCCTCCGCCAGATTCTGCAGGCCTTCGCCCGCCAGAAATGGACGGTCATTGTCACCTCCGATCACGGCTCCATCCGCTCCACCAAGGGCGCCAAAGTCGTCTCCGACCGCGAAGCCTCCACCAACCTGCGCTTCAAGCACGGTCGTAACTTGAAAGTCGATTCCCGTCAAGCCATCGAAGTCCCGCGCCCCGAGCGTTTCCGCCTCCCCAAGCGCGGCCTCAATATCGGCTACATCATTGCCAAAGAGAACTACTACTTCGTCTACCCGACCAACTACCACAAGTACCTCGCCCTCTACAAAGACAGCTTCCTCCACGGCGGCTGCTCCTTAGAGGAAATGATCCTTCCCGTCGTCATCATGGAAGGGAAGGGGTGA
- a CDS encoding Rossmann-like and DUF2520 domain-containing protein, which produces MPLYATSMATGPITIIGLGAVGSGLSRALCAAGCRQLTLVSRGRAGEQRLSKALKVRHLRKTKQLQQEHGVIILAVKEGQLALLAEELARLPLPWPKLAVLHTAGSIGAEVLQPLASLGAGIAAWHPYQTFPRRAQTVTLAGVTFGTDGNRKGILAANKLTRLLGGKPLKVSGEDRVLYHLSAVLACGFVAADLHMAVDVLKRTGVPEARALQAVLPIARETLSQVAALGPAAAQTGPAVRGDKATIQKHLRALRDTDPELMKVYKAVIDYIIASQTHRTR; this is translated from the coding sequence ATGCCGCTGTATGCAACTTCCATGGCCACCGGGCCAATCACCATCATCGGACTCGGCGCGGTAGGCTCCGGCCTGTCCCGGGCCCTCTGCGCGGCAGGCTGCCGTCAGCTAACCCTTGTAAGCAGAGGGCGTGCGGGAGAGCAAAGGCTCTCTAAAGCGTTAAAAGTTAGGCATCTGAGGAAGACCAAACAACTTCAGCAAGAACACGGAGTTATTATCCTTGCCGTCAAGGAGGGCCAACTCGCCCTTTTGGCTGAAGAGTTGGCCCGCCTGCCCTTGCCGTGGCCCAAGCTTGCCGTTTTGCACACCGCAGGCTCCATCGGAGCCGAGGTCTTGCAGCCGCTGGCGTCGCTCGGCGCGGGAATTGCCGCCTGGCATCCGTACCAGACCTTTCCCCGCCGCGCCCAAACCGTCACCCTCGCCGGCGTGACCTTCGGCACCGACGGCAACCGCAAAGGCATCCTCGCCGCCAACAAGCTGACCCGCCTGCTGGGCGGGAAACCGCTCAAGGTTTCCGGAGAGGACCGGGTGCTCTACCACCTGTCCGCCGTCCTGGCCTGCGGTTTTGTCGCCGCCGACCTGCACATGGCGGTAGATGTTCTGAAAAGAACCGGCGTCCCCGAGGCCCGCGCCCTGCAAGCCGTGCTGCCCATTGCGCGGGAAACCCTTTCTCAGGTCGCCGCCTTAGGCCCCGCCGCCGCCCAAACCGGCCCCGCCGTCCGCGGCGACAAGGCCACCATTCAGAAGCATCTGCGGGCATTGCGAGACACCGATCCCGAGCTGATGAAGGTTTACAAGGCCGTAATAGATTACATCATCGCGTCGCAGACGCACCGCACGCGCTAA
- a CDS encoding four helix bundle protein, whose protein sequence is MAEPDDQLHSMVDDPPKAKRDLSARTRAFALRIIRLYQAVPQSGLGRVIGMQLLRSGTSVGAHVAESSHAKSRADFTNKIDGAMQELAETVYWMHLLADSDTVKPEKLTALQAESRELMAIFVSMVKKTRAV, encoded by the coding sequence ATGGCAGAGCCGGACGATCAACTCCATAGCATGGTGGACGATCCCCCCAAAGCCAAACGGGACTTGTCTGCACGTACGCGTGCGTTTGCCCTGAGGATCATTCGTCTGTACCAAGCGGTCCCCCAGAGCGGGTTAGGGCGAGTAATCGGCATGCAGTTATTGAGATCTGGAACATCTGTCGGCGCTCATGTAGCGGAATCCAGCCATGCCAAATCTCGCGCAGACTTCACCAACAAAATAGACGGTGCCATGCAGGAACTTGCAGAGACCGTGTACTGGATGCATTTGTTGGCGGATTCGGATACGGTCAAGCCCGAAAAATTAACCGCATTGCAGGCCGAGTCCCGCGAGCTAATGGCAATCTTTGTTTCGATGGTCAAAAAGACCCGTGCGGTTTAG
- a CDS encoding sugar phosphate nucleotidyltransferase, producing MKGVILAGGLGTRLLPLTKITNKHLLAIYNQPMIYYPIQTLVRAGIDEIVLVTGGHYAGDFLNLLGNGKDFGLRYINYAYQEGEGGIADALRLARVFTGKDKVAVILGDNILEKDITAHVQKFNQQEGAKILLKEVPDPERFGVAEVDSTGRVVSIVEKPKKPKSNLAVIGVYLYDAQVWDIITTLRPSERGELEITDVNNAYLRMGKLTADVIDGWWTDAGTFPSLYRASRLVAEKVDPKLKDHWF from the coding sequence ATGAAAGGTGTTATCCTCGCGGGTGGTCTTGGCACCCGACTGTTGCCCTTGACCAAGATTACCAACAAGCACTTGCTGGCGATTTACAATCAGCCGATGATTTATTACCCGATCCAGACACTGGTGCGGGCGGGGATCGATGAGATCGTGCTGGTGACCGGCGGCCATTATGCCGGAGATTTTCTGAATCTGCTGGGCAACGGCAAGGACTTCGGTCTGCGCTATATCAACTATGCCTATCAGGAAGGCGAAGGCGGCATTGCCGACGCGCTGCGCCTGGCGCGCGTGTTTACGGGGAAGGATAAGGTGGCGGTGATTCTCGGCGACAATATTCTCGAGAAGGATATCACGGCCCACGTGCAGAAGTTCAATCAGCAGGAAGGGGCGAAGATTCTGCTGAAGGAAGTGCCGGATCCCGAGCGGTTCGGTGTGGCGGAAGTGGATTCCACGGGCCGCGTGGTGAGCATTGTGGAGAAGCCCAAGAAGCCGAAGTCGAACCTGGCGGTGATCGGAGTCTACCTGTATGACGCACAGGTGTGGGACATTATCACCACCCTGCGGCCTTCCGAGCGCGGCGAACTGGAAATCACCGACGTGAATAATGCGTACCTGCGGATGGGCAAGCTGACCGCCGATGTGATCGACGGCTGGTGGACGGACGCGGGAACGTTCCCGTCGCTCTACCGCGCGTCGCGACTGGTGGCGGAAAAGGTGGATCCGAAGCTGAAGGACCACTGGTTTTAG
- a CDS encoding type II toxin-antitoxin system HicA family toxin, protein MKVRDVIKLIESDGWYLVATRGDHRQYKHSRKPGRVTVAGRLSFDLAPGTFNSILKQAKLKGSR, encoded by the coding sequence ATGAAAGTGCGCGATGTCATCAAGCTCATCGAATCCGACGGCTGGTATCTGGTGGCGACACGTGGAGATCACCGCCAGTACAAGCATTCGAGAAAGCCCGGCCGTGTGACGGTGGCTGGCCGGTTGAGTTTTGACCTTGCGCCGGGAACATTCAACAGCATCTTGAAACAGGCTAAGCTAAAGGGCTCCCGATGA
- a CDS encoding type II toxin-antitoxin system HicB family antitoxin, whose protein sequence is MSSRQYLIVIEKADGNYSAYSPDLPGCVAVGKTREQTEAKMQTAIQMHIEGLLEDHLRIPAPHSSAEYVQLTIPARAKETPSKSGPRSAGIKKM, encoded by the coding sequence ATGAGTTCGCGCCAGTATTTGATTGTGATTGAAAAGGCGGATGGAAACTACTCCGCTTATTCGCCGGATCTGCCGGGGTGCGTGGCTGTCGGCAAGACCCGGGAGCAGACCGAAGCGAAGATGCAGACGGCGATTCAGATGCACATCGAAGGGCTCCTTGAAGATCACCTGCGGATTCCCGCCCCGCATTCCAGCGCGGAGTATGTGCAACTGACTATTCCGGCGCGCGCAAAGGAAACTCCCAGCAAATCGGGTCCTCGCAGTGCGGGCATTAAGAAAATGTGA
- a CDS encoding SIMPL domain-containing protein (The SIMPL domain is named for its presence in mouse protein SIMPL (signalling molecule that associates with mouse pelle-like kinase). Bacterial member BP26, from Brucella, was shown to assemble into a channel-like structure, while YggE from E. coli has been associated with resistance to oxidative stress.) has product MNGNDRFLQLFWGLVAVAVGFVLTGLLVSGALRAIKRANDNITVTGSARRTVRSDYVEWNGNYAVNDMSMQHGYETITRNQQRIRQWLNSRRISDSLIVFSGVHTRDMTRSKRNAQGEYVEEFIGYQLTQSFQVHSTQVDSIEAIARDISQLTAESLPVNSDPPQFYFTALAPMRMEMLSEATKDARTRAEQIAGSAGGRVRSLRNARQGVFQVTAPNSREVRDYGIYDTSTIEKDITAVVSVTFSVN; this is encoded by the coding sequence ATGAATGGCAACGACCGTTTTCTGCAATTGTTCTGGGGACTGGTGGCGGTGGCGGTGGGATTTGTGCTGACCGGGCTGCTGGTGTCGGGAGCGCTGCGGGCGATCAAGCGGGCGAACGACAATATCACCGTGACCGGCTCGGCACGGCGGACCGTGCGTTCCGACTATGTGGAGTGGAACGGCAACTACGCGGTCAACGACATGAGCATGCAGCACGGCTATGAGACGATCACGCGCAACCAGCAGCGGATCCGGCAGTGGCTGAACTCCCGCCGTATCTCCGACAGCCTGATTGTCTTTTCCGGTGTGCACACGCGGGATATGACGCGAAGCAAGCGGAATGCGCAGGGGGAGTATGTCGAAGAGTTTATCGGCTACCAGCTCACGCAGTCCTTTCAGGTGCACAGCACACAGGTGGATTCGATTGAAGCGATTGCGCGGGACATCAGCCAGCTTACGGCGGAGAGCCTGCCGGTGAATTCCGATCCACCGCAGTTCTACTTTACGGCACTGGCTCCGATGCGGATGGAGATGCTGTCCGAAGCGACAAAGGATGCGCGAACCCGGGCCGAGCAGATTGCCGGCAGCGCGGGCGGCAGGGTGCGCAGCCTGCGCAATGCGCGGCAGGGAGTGTTTCAGGTAACCGCGCCGAACTCCCGCGAAGTACGCGATTATGGCATCTACGATACCTCGACGATCGAGAAGGACATCACTGCGGTGGTGTCGGTGACGTTTTCGGTGAACTGA
- a CDS encoding TlpA disulfide reductase family protein, which translates to MKFRSVLIMVALLAFAFMAAAESTYTKANWDKAMKELAPDADLLKLYQDWCSQAPDPELVRRIQGDWFGVDSAGMVDFFKAQYEKNPNSAKWLYFYGRYGTNAQKLDLGRKAISADPKFPYGYRLVAATYKPLFERSATPKDQSSLSAELPKDAAVFEGWATLAPKEAIAQSTLFEYLIYSKKTDQAAALLAQAKKDSANWADGGSERILKAAQGDFDAVAASAMKDANDMVGEGQITSADQHGAARDLYLEAVRTAGNYQKLQERIIVSSNGEDFAPEVRYTLAGDAVRFGHPQDALGDLNSALEAGFADVERLKNDPTFESLHTDAAWKDLMAKAEAAAKTNAGKVRDDVRKGKTTKDAPDWTLTDASGKTVKLSDLHGQVVLLDFWATWCNPCRMAMPVINRYVKTQMPKQGVRVFSINTWERGPQQKPRIFFAKTGYAMELLFGNEDVAKAYGVKGIPYLCAIDKNGKIRYEELGYSDDLGQKLPLWVEDLMQEGR; encoded by the coding sequence ATGAAGTTCCGTTCCGTGCTCATCATGGTTGCGCTGTTGGCCTTTGCGTTTATGGCGGCGGCGGAAAGCACTTACACCAAGGCGAACTGGGACAAGGCTATGAAAGAGTTGGCTCCCGACGCCGATCTGCTGAAGTTGTATCAGGACTGGTGTTCCCAAGCTCCGGATCCGGAACTGGTGCGGCGCATTCAGGGAGACTGGTTCGGGGTGGACAGCGCCGGGATGGTGGACTTTTTCAAGGCGCAGTACGAGAAGAATCCGAACAGCGCGAAGTGGCTGTACTTCTATGGCCGTTATGGCACCAACGCACAGAAGCTGGACCTTGGCCGCAAAGCGATCTCCGCAGATCCGAAGTTTCCATACGGATACCGGCTGGTGGCTGCGACCTATAAGCCGCTGTTCGAACGGAGCGCCACGCCGAAGGACCAGAGCAGTTTGAGCGCCGAACTGCCGAAGGATGCGGCGGTTTTTGAAGGGTGGGCAACGCTTGCTCCCAAGGAAGCGATTGCTCAGTCGACGCTGTTCGAATACCTGATTTACAGCAAGAAGACGGATCAGGCCGCGGCGTTGCTGGCGCAGGCGAAGAAGGATAGCGCCAACTGGGCCGACGGTGGCAGCGAGCGGATTCTGAAGGCCGCGCAAGGGGATTTCGACGCGGTGGCGGCGTCGGCCATGAAGGACGCGAACGACATGGTAGGCGAAGGGCAAATCACTTCTGCCGATCAGCACGGCGCGGCGCGCGATCTGTATTTGGAAGCGGTGCGGACGGCGGGCAACTATCAGAAGTTGCAGGAGCGGATTATCGTCAGTTCCAATGGTGAGGATTTTGCTCCCGAAGTGCGGTATACGCTGGCGGGCGACGCGGTGCGATTCGGCCATCCGCAGGATGCTCTGGGCGATCTGAACAGCGCGTTGGAGGCTGGGTTTGCCGATGTGGAGCGGCTGAAGAACGATCCGACGTTCGAGTCTTTGCACACGGATGCGGCCTGGAAGGATCTGATGGCCAAGGCCGAAGCCGCTGCCAAGACCAACGCGGGCAAGGTGCGGGACGACGTGCGGAAGGGAAAGACCACCAAGGACGCGCCGGACTGGACGCTGACGGATGCGTCGGGCAAGACGGTGAAGCTTTCCGATCTGCATGGGCAGGTGGTGTTGCTGGATTTCTGGGCGACGTGGTGCAATCCCTGCCGGATGGCGATGCCGGTGATCAACAGATATGTCAAGACCCAGATGCCGAAGCAGGGTGTGCGGGTGTTTTCGATCAACACTTGGGAACGCGGACCGCAGCAGAAGCCGCGCATTTTCTTCGCCAAGACGGGCTATGCGATGGAGTTGCTGTTCGGCAACGAGGACGTGGCCAAGGCCTATGGGGTGAAGGGGATTCCCTATCTGTGCGCGATTGACAAGAACGGCAAGATTCGTTACGAGGAACTCGGTTATTCCGACGATCTGGGGCAGAAGCTGCCGTTGTGGGTGGAAGATTTGATGCAGGAAGGGCGGTGA
- a CDS encoding MFS transporter, whose amino-acid sequence MAAHSPVGSSEVRRPPALEAAAPKTLFGFVHGYWMLCGMEMWERMAYFCVRSVVAVYILQADDPGGLHFTAAQKGTIFAWWFVFQSVLPMFTGGYADRYGYKKTIAFAVTMNILGYLMMAYLRTFAGFFGGVLVLASGTAFFKPGLQGSLAQNLSKSNSSVGWGIFYWIVNVGSAVAHPLAGFLLKIDWKWVFISSAVFTALNYLMLFTFKDFASGANKTENPLQVFARTMTNIFEPRLISWLLIMSGFWLMMYQLWDLHPNFITDWVDSSGVASALSLPAFMTKMTDRGLQVMQQNMLFLNSLLIVALMIPVSWAVRRLRTLSAMVIGMSVATCGILLAGLTGSGWVFLGGVVFFSLGEMLTGPKKSEYLGLIAPAGKKGLYLGYVNIPVGLGGFVGSKMAGYLYGHFGEKAVLAQKYLLEHTPLGQGKVWNGDPEALTNLLGVPRTEAMAKLQETIGQDATRTTELLWNTYSPHLYVWLPFAAVGVVSVVALLIFNRMATRWSDMNA is encoded by the coding sequence ATGGCAGCACATTCCCCGGTTGGATCATCGGAGGTCCGCAGGCCGCCCGCGCTTGAGGCGGCGGCTCCGAAAACGCTGTTCGGTTTCGTGCACGGCTACTGGATGCTGTGCGGGATGGAGATGTGGGAACGGATGGCGTACTTCTGCGTGCGCAGTGTCGTCGCCGTATATATATTGCAGGCGGATGATCCGGGCGGGCTGCACTTTACCGCGGCGCAGAAGGGGACGATCTTTGCGTGGTGGTTCGTGTTTCAGTCGGTGCTGCCGATGTTCACCGGAGGCTATGCCGACCGCTACGGCTACAAGAAGACCATTGCCTTTGCAGTAACGATGAACATTCTGGGCTATCTGATGATGGCCTATTTACGCACGTTTGCGGGGTTCTTCGGTGGCGTGCTGGTGCTGGCTTCGGGAACGGCATTTTTCAAACCCGGTTTACAAGGGTCTCTGGCGCAAAATCTCTCCAAGTCCAACTCTTCGGTCGGATGGGGGATTTTTTATTGGATTGTGAACGTGGGCTCGGCGGTGGCGCATCCACTGGCGGGTTTTCTGCTGAAGATCGACTGGAAATGGGTGTTTATCTCCTCGGCGGTGTTCACCGCGCTGAATTACCTGATGCTGTTCACCTTCAAGGATTTTGCCAGCGGGGCGAACAAGACGGAAAATCCCTTGCAGGTATTCGCGCGCACGATGACGAACATTTTCGAGCCGCGGCTGATCAGTTGGCTGCTCATCATGTCGGGTTTCTGGCTGATGATGTACCAGCTCTGGGATCTGCATCCCAATTTCATTACGGACTGGGTGGACAGTTCGGGCGTGGCGTCGGCGCTGTCTCTGCCGGCATTCATGACGAAGATGACCGACCGCGGCCTGCAGGTGATGCAGCAAAATATGCTCTTTTTGAATTCGCTGCTGATCGTGGCGCTGATGATTCCGGTGTCGTGGGCGGTGCGGCGGTTGCGCACGCTGTCGGCGATGGTGATCGGCATGTCGGTGGCGACCTGCGGGATTTTGCTGGCGGGCCTGACGGGCAGCGGCTGGGTGTTCCTGGGCGGCGTGGTGTTTTTCTCTCTGGGAGAGATGCTGACCGGGCCAAAAAAGAGCGAATACCTTGGGCTGATTGCTCCGGCGGGCAAGAAGGGATTGTACCTGGGGTATGTGAATATTCCCGTGGGGCTCGGTGGATTTGTGGGCTCAAAGATGGCGGGGTATCTTTACGGGCACTTCGGCGAGAAGGCGGTGCTGGCGCAGAAGTATCTGCTGGAGCACACGCCGCTGGGGCAAGGCAAGGTGTGGAACGGCGATCCGGAGGCCCTGACGAATCTGCTGGGCGTGCCGCGCACGGAGGCGATGGCGAAACTGCAGGAGACCATCGGCCAGGATGCGACGCGGACTACGGAACTGTTGTGGAACACCTATTCACCGCACCTGTATGTCTGGCTGCCTTTTGCCGCGGTGGGAGTGGTGTCGGTAGTTGCATTGCTTATCTTCAATCGCATGGCGACTCGCTGGTCGGACATGAACGCTTAA